AAATATAGTTGGCGCATTGGTAAAGGTAGGTACAGATGTATGGGAAGTAGAAAAAATAGAAGAAATTTTAGAAGCAAAGAAAAGAGCTTCGGCTCCTGCATCAGCACCCCCACAAGGGTTGTATTTTTACTCTGCTTTATTTTGATTAGTAATTTAACCTTAGCAAAAGTGGAAATTGGATTAGTGTACAATGGGCCCTCTAAATATTTCTCTGAGGTTTTATTGAATCTTTACAAATATGCTGATATCTCCATTCCGCCTGGTGAAAACTCTCAAATTATGAAAATAGATTATATTAACGATCTATTCTATATAAATTATAGCAATAAAACCCTTTCAACATCGTTGGAAAAGTTGGATAGTGTGTTTCATGAAATACTTAATGAACTTCCTAGAAGCGTTTTTGTTATAGCAGAAAACTCTCATATTGTTACAGATAATGGAACCAAAACATCTGCATTTCTAAGTTGGGATAAAAATATGAATATAGTTCTAGATGTCAATGGTTTTATTTTTGAGCATCAATTTTCTCCTCCTATTGGTGAAGTAATTACGAGAGTACCTTCAAAATGGATAGAACTAGAGATTACAGGATACAGCAAAGAAGTTACTTTAAACAATCTCAAAATTAAGACCCCAATTACTATCCAGGTACCACCTTCAAAAATTACATTAACGGATGGATTGAAAAAAACAGAAATAGACTTAACTAATTATGAAGGTGAAAAGTATACATTGGATCTGAAAAAACAACAGATATATGAAAAAGTTGAAACTAAGATAGATAAAGTATTTGAAATTGAAAGCGGAGTTTTCTTTTACGGAGAGCCATTATCCGTTTGGTTGCCAAAAAAAGGAGAACCTGTCGTTACGAAGTCCCGATTTTATTGTGATTATGGTGATATCGAAGAGAAAAGTAAGACATTCCATATCGACGGAGAAATCGTTTTTGCTTACGAAAAAGATAATACGGTTTACTTGATTTCTAGTTCAGGTCAATTTGTCACTTTGGGTAAAAAAAATATAAATCGAGACTTTGAAAGATCTCCTTTATCTATCTTGGTTACAGATGAATACATTCAGTTAAAAACCTTCAAATTAGAAAGTTATAGGATTGAATTTGCTGGAGGGATATTTAAAGAAGGAAATGTATACAATATGTTTTTAGATTTACCTTCTTACGAACCTCAACAGAACTACGATTTTGGAAATTTCAACGTTGAAATTGCAAAAAATGAGGTTGTAATCTATACTAATGAGAATTAAGAGCTAACTAACTGGGAAAATTTAATATGAAATTCTCAATGCTTCCTTTGTAAACAATCTCACCTTTATTCAAAAAAACAATTTTTTCAGCGATATCAGAAAACAAAGAGAGATTTCTTGTGGAAATAATCAATGACCGATCCTCTTTTATATCAAAAAGAAAATCTTTAATATCTTTGTGCATGAAATCGTCCAAATGGTCTAGAATAGAATCAAATATAAACACTTGTGGATTTCTAGCTAAACTTAGAAAAATTATAAAAGAAATCTTATCTCCAATGGTCCAGTTATCAAAATCCTCATAACTTTTTAAGGACGAATGATTAGAAAAAATATGTGCAATATTGAGTTTTTCAAGAAGCAAGAATTGTTCTTGAGATATTTCAGAAGGCTTTATTCCTAAAGCAAGGTTAAAAACTTCACTTAAAGTTAAAAAATTGATATTTTCTACAAAAGTAGGCTCTGAATAAGCGATCTCGGATCGCAAATATCTTTTTTCTATACTATTAATATCCTCATCTAAAAATAAAATTTGTCCGGAGGTTTTAATACCTTTGAAGAGTTCTTCATTCAACGCAACAATAGACCTTGCTAACAAAGATTTCCCAGCATTTCTAGGTCCATAAATTAAAAGGATTTCATTTTTTGATATTTCTAAATTAATGTTATTCAATAGTTTTTGATTGTTGATATATACTGATAGATCTTTAATTTCGATTATAATATCTTTTTCCATTCTAACGTTTTGTACTTTTCTTATTATTAAAAAAATAGTCTTCTTTCGCTAACGCTAACTTTCTAATACTTTCCTCGTCGTTAGCATTTTTTAGAGATCTAATAAAATCAATTTGAGAAGAGTATTTGAATTTGAGATAATCATCTTCACGGTAAACACTTTGATTTTCCTTGTACATACTATTTCGCCGCCTTTCTTCTCTTAACCTTTAAATTGGTGGCTTACAAATATTATAATACTCTCTTCTTTATACAAAAAAGCTAAATTTCATTACAGTTCTTTTATAAAACCGTGAAAAATCAAGTGTTTAAGGAAAAAAGAAAGGCTCCCTAAACTAAAATCAGGAGCCTCAATAAAAATTGTTTATAATGAAAGAGGTTCTAAAGTTCTATTTAAGGATCCGTGGAGAAAAGATATTAGCACCCCGTAATTAACGACAGGAACTCCCAACCTATTGATTGAATTTATTCTTCTTAGCATCATTCTTCTTGTAAGAGTACATCCACCACAATGTACGACTAATTTTACGTTCTTTACATCTTCTATGTCGGGGAATTCTTTACCTGCAATAAACTTAAAATTCAAAGATTTTTCGGTATATTTTTCGAGCCATTTTGGAATTTTGACTCTTCCAATATCTTCGTTTAACGGACGATGAGAACAACCTTCCATTATAAGAATGGTATCGCCATTTTCTAAATTATTAATTACGTCTATATCCTTAGTTAAGATACTGATATCCCCTTTATGATGTGCCTCTAATATTGAAAATGTAGTTAAATTTATATCCTCAGGGACTAATTCAGAAACCCTCCCAATTGCTTGAGAATCGGTGATAACCAACTTAGGTTTTTCTTTCAACTTACTAATTATTTCGCTTATTCCTTCAACAGAAGTCACAATTGGAAAAGCCTTTCTATCTATTGCTTCTCTTATAGTTGCTACCTGAGGCATTATCAATCGACCTTTTGGTGCTCCTGTGTCCACCGGGACGACAAGTAAGACGATATCGTTGCTTTTAATAAATTGTGGAAGCAAAGGAATTTCTTCTTCCTTTGGTTTTAACTCAGCCAAAGCTTCTTTTACTCTTTCTATATTGATTTTTTCTTTGCAAGAAACTTCTAAAACAGGTCTTCCAAAAGAATTAATATATAATTGTTTTAAATTAGATACGTTGTTAAGTTGATCTATTTTATTCAATACGATTATGAATGGGATATTCATCTTTTCAAAGAGATCGCAAATAGAGTGTTCAAACCCGTTGGGTTCAGAATCAACTACTAAAACTCCAATATCAGCTTTGTAAAAAGCTCTTTTAGCCCTTTCAATTCTTTTTTCCCCAAGTTCACCCTCATCGTCAATACCCGGGGTATCAATTAAAGTAACGGGGCCTATAGGTTGTAATTCCATACTTTTATATACTGGATCGGTAGTTGTCCCAGCAACGTTAGAAACAAGAGCTATTTCTTGATTAACTATTGCGTTTATCAAAGAGGATTTTCCAACGTTTCTTCTTCCAGCGATAGCTATGTAAGTTCTATAACCTGATGTTGCTGGCATTCTTTCTATCCTCCATTCGTTTTTGGGTTATTTTGGAAGGTGAGAAGCCTAATTGTTTGATTTTTTCATATGTCTCATAAAACTCTACTTTTATCTTATTATCGTAGATGTTGTAATTTTTTCTATACACTTCTGGAGTAATGTTAACCATAATAACGTTGCACCCCGCAAAAAAACCTTGGTATTGCAAATCGGGAGAAATCGTTCCTAATGCAGTAGTAGTAGGCATTTGTGCTCTTGGCACGCAAAATCTTGTGGCACAGTAGGCGTTTAAAGTTAATTCACCACTCCCACGAGGATGATTTTTTAACGGTGTGTTTTCTGTGGGGATAAATGGCCCCATACCTATCATCCTAATATTTTCATTTCTCATAAAAAGAATATCATCAGCTATATCTTCTAATGTTTGTCCAGGTAAACCTATAATATTCCCCGAACCAGTCACGTAACCTAGACTATTCATATACCTTAATAGTTCTATTCTATTATCATAGCTCTTTTCAGGATGGATATTTTTAAAAATATTTTTGTTAATGGTTTCGTGTTTTAGAAGTACCCTTACTGCGCCTGCTTTTCTAAATTTTCTATATGATGAAAAACTTCTTTCACCAATTGATAAAGATACGGGTAAACTTGTGTTTTTTCTTATTTCTCTTATGATGTAGATTAAATCATCATCTGTGTATCTATCGTCTTCACCACTTTGAAGAATAATCGTATCTAAACCAAGTATCGCTGCTTGATTTGCAACTTCTATTATTTCTTTGGGACTCATCCGATACCTTTGTACAGATGGATTTTTAGCTCTCAATCCACAATAGTAACAGTTTTTCTTACAATAATTTGAAAACTCGATAACTCCTTTTATGTTTATATAGTCTCCTGTATACGTTTTTCTGATCAGATTTGCTACATTGAAAAGATCATCTCGATCTTTATCTTCTTTTTTTAAAGACAAGATTTGTATAATGTGTTCTTTTTCTATGGTTTCATTAGATATAAAATAATTCACGATATTTTGAACTTTTTCAGAAAAATTAGAATAATCATCCCATTGAGAGGTGGAATGTGGGGCTTTGCTCTGTAATCTTTTTAAAATTTCTTCGTTTTGTAATTTCATATAATACATCCCTTTGCATTAAAAGTATAGATCTCTTCTTCCGGCCTTAACAAGATCCATTCTTTCTAATAATTTCTCTTTTAAAGGACCTTCTTTCATAACCTTTAACTCTTCTTCGATCCTCTTTTCGATAGATATCCTAGTATTTTCTGGGGCATAATCCTGGGCATACTCTAAAAGAGTTAAAATGGCGTTGGGAGTGCAAAACCTCTTCACAAATCCAGGTATTGCGAACTCCATGAAGTGCTCGCCAGTTCTCCCCATACGATAGCATGCGGTACAAAATGAAGGAAGATAACCTTCGATTGCTAATTCGTTTATTACAGCGTCTAAACTCCTTTGGTCACCCAAGGTGAATTGACTTTTCTTATAAGCTTGTTGATCTTCTGTTGAATATGCTCCAATTCCAATATTAGAACCAGCATCGATTTGTGAAACTCCTAACTTTAAAACTTCGTTTCTTATATGGGAAGGTTCTCTGGCAGTTAAAATTAATCCCGTGTAGGGTACAGCTAATCTTAAAATTGCCACTATCTTTTTGAACTCATTATCATTCACAAGGTATGGAGGTTGCTCAGATAAAGGGGTGTTTAGAGCTGGTTCTATTCGTGGAAATGAGATTGTATGAGGACCAAATCCAAAGCGTTCTTCAAGATGTATTGTATGGTATAAAAGGCCCATGACCTCGAATTTATAATCGTAAAGTCCAAATAAAGCACCGATCCCAACATCGTCAATCCCAGCAACTACAGCTCTGTCTAATCCATATAACCTCCATATATAACTAGATTTAGGCCCTTTTGGATGAACTTTCTTGTAAGTATCAAAATGATAAGTTTCTTGAAAAATTTGAAATGTTCCTATTCCAACTTCTTTTATTTTTTTGTAATCATTAATTGTCTGTGGAGCAGCATTTATATTAACCCTTCTGATTTCTCCATTTCTATTTTTTGTTTTGTATACCGTTTCAACGGTTTTGGCTATGAAATCTGCATCGTAATCAGGATGTTCGCCATAAACTAATATTAATCTTTTATGGCCTTTGTCTTCAAGCACTTTCACCTCTTTCTCTAATTGTTCAAAACTAAGAGAGTTTCTATAAATTTCCGTGTTGCTTGATCTAAAACCACAGTACTCACAATTGTTTATACATTTGTTTCCAATATAAAGAGGAGCAAAAAAGACAATTCTATTCCCATATACATTTCTTTTTAATGTTCTTGCTCCTTCAAAAATCTCTTCTAACGTATCATCATCTTCAACGTTTAAAAGTGTTGCTACTTCGTCTGGATTCAACCTTTCTTTTGATAAAGATTTTTGAATAATATCTCTGACTTTTAATTTACTTGGGGATTTTGTTTCTTCCAAAAGGTTAAATATTTCATCTTCTTTTATGAATGGTTTTTGATTCTCTTTATCTCTTATCCAAAACACTTAATTATCCTCCTCAATTTTTTAGATTTAGTGTCTTTAAAAACTTTGAAAGCAGATTTAAAAATACTTATCACCCTGTAACCCATTTAAAAACAAAATCTTATTTTTGAAAATCTTTATATTTCTAAAGTGTCGACTTTAGTATATATGGAATTTAAATATTCTAAAACTCGTTTGATCGCCACTGTGTCCATCATCCTGCATAGAAAAAAAGGGGTAGCAGTACCGTGACTGCTCCCCACCCCTGTATATTGTATATAGTATGTATGTGAAATATTTAGCTTACATCCTAAAAAATGGTGGAGACGGCGGGAATCGAACCCGCGTCCGAAAATAGGTGAAGTCGGCTTCTCCGAGCGCAGTCCGCAATCAGTTTTCGGAAATTGTGACTTTGCGGACCGAGTCACAACTTCCTATTACCCATTGATACTTCTAAAATCCGGGTAAGAGATTTTAGAAGTGGAACCTTTTTCTGACGCCTCATTCCTCAAGTAAGGTTCCAAGAAAACTTGAGGAGAGACGAGCCGCCGTCTACGCAGCAGCTAATGCTAATTCTGGTTCTTCGGCATTTCAAATTTTTTCGTTTTTTACGAGGTTTCAGGCTCCTCGACTCGCTTCCCGACTTCAACCTATTCCCGTCGAACCCAATCGTCCCCATACTTTATTCCTTGACCCCGTTCGGGGGGAATTCTTTTTACTGGGATACGTTTATATTATATCAAATTTTCAGTTAAAAATCAAGAACCCTTGAGATGCCATTGCAGTTTTTCAGATATTTCAGGGTCACGTTCTTGTAGGTATGGAACTAAATCAAAGTTCTTAGACAAGATTTTTGTTATAGAATCTAATATAAGTACTTTTAAAGAATTGTTGGTAGTTTTATAATATTTTTCTAAAAGTATATCTAAAGTTTTTCTGCTTGGTAACTCGGTAATGGCCATTACACTTATTTCTTCTATTTCGCCTTCGTCGCTATCGATATAAGTTTTCAATATGTCTAGATAAGATTCATCTTTTGTAATCTTTAATAAATTCTCTAAGATCAAAGGGAAAGCTCTCTCATCGGAAAATTTATTGAACATCATCTTAAGATTTTCCACTATTTCATGACAGTTCAAGTCAGACAAAAGTTCAGCCAGATACAACAAAACTGTATCGTCTTGAAGGTTGAGATTGAACCTCCTTTTGAATTCTTGTAATAGGTATTCTTTTCCTTCCGGTGCCATAACACTCAATGCATCTCTTGCTAATTCTCGAACTTCGTAATCTTCGTCATCTAATAGCTCTATTAAATTAGGTATAGCTTGAAGCCCTTTTTCATCTACTATCTTTTTTATCAGATCTTCACGACTGTACATCTTTTGCACATCCTTTTCAATAAACAATGTTTCCGTACATTTCTTTTATTTCTTCTAATCTTTCATTTTCAGATAATTTTACAATCGTTGAAGTAGTATCTTCGTTCAACGTT
This region of Petrotoga olearia DSM 13574 genomic DNA includes:
- a CDS encoding ATP-binding cassette domain-containing protein, with the translated sequence MEKDIIIEIKDLSVYINNQKLLNNINLEISKNEILLIYGPRNAGKSLLARSIVALNEELFKGIKTSGQILFLDEDINSIEKRYLRSEIAYSEPTFVENINFLTLSEVFNLALGIKPSEISQEQFLLLEKLNIAHIFSNHSSLKSYEDFDNWTIGDKISFIIFLSLARNPQVFIFDSILDHLDDFMHKDIKDFLFDIKEDRSLIISTRNLSLFSDIAEKIVFLNKGEIVYKGSIENFILNFPS
- the hydF gene encoding [FeFe] hydrogenase H-cluster maturation GTPase HydF produces the protein MPATSGYRTYIAIAGRRNVGKSSLINAIVNQEIALVSNVAGTTTDPVYKSMELQPIGPVTLIDTPGIDDEGELGEKRIERAKRAFYKADIGVLVVDSEPNGFEHSICDLFEKMNIPFIIVLNKIDQLNNVSNLKQLYINSFGRPVLEVSCKEKINIERVKEALAELKPKEEEIPLLPQFIKSNDIVLLVVPVDTGAPKGRLIMPQVATIREAIDRKAFPIVTSVEGISEIISKLKEKPKLVITDSQAIGRVSELVPEDINLTTFSILEAHHKGDISILTKDIDVINNLENGDTILIMEGCSHRPLNEDIGRVKIPKWLEKYTEKSLNFKFIAGKEFPDIEDVKNVKLVVHCGGCTLTRRMMLRRINSINRLGVPVVNYGVLISFLHGSLNRTLEPLSL
- the hydE gene encoding [FeFe] hydrogenase H-cluster radical SAM maturase HydE, whose protein sequence is MKLQNEEILKRLQSKAPHSTSQWDDYSNFSEKVQNIVNYFISNETIEKEHIIQILSLKKEDKDRDDLFNVANLIRKTYTGDYINIKGVIEFSNYCKKNCYYCGLRAKNPSVQRYRMSPKEIIEVANQAAILGLDTIILQSGEDDRYTDDDLIYIIREIRKNTSLPVSLSIGERSFSSYRKFRKAGAVRVLLKHETINKNIFKNIHPEKSYDNRIELLRYMNSLGYVTGSGNIIGLPGQTLEDIADDILFMRNENIRMIGMGPFIPTENTPLKNHPRGSGELTLNAYCATRFCVPRAQMPTTTALGTISPDLQYQGFFAGCNVIMVNITPEVYRKNYNIYDNKIKVEFYETYEKIKQLGFSPSKITQKRMEDRKNASNIRL
- the hydG gene encoding [FeFe] hydrogenase H-cluster radical SAM maturase HydG yields the protein MFWIRDKENQKPFIKEDEIFNLLEETKSPSKLKVRDIIQKSLSKERLNPDEVATLLNVEDDDTLEEIFEGARTLKRNVYGNRIVFFAPLYIGNKCINNCEYCGFRSSNTEIYRNSLSFEQLEKEVKVLEDKGHKRLILVYGEHPDYDADFIAKTVETVYKTKNRNGEIRRVNINAAPQTINDYKKIKEVGIGTFQIFQETYHFDTYKKVHPKGPKSSYIWRLYGLDRAVVAGIDDVGIGALFGLYDYKFEVMGLLYHTIHLEERFGFGPHTISFPRIEPALNTPLSEQPPYLVNDNEFKKIVAILRLAVPYTGLILTAREPSHIRNEVLKLGVSQIDAGSNIGIGAYSTEDQQAYKKSQFTLGDQRSLDAVINELAIEGYLPSFCTACYRMGRTGEHFMEFAIPGFVKRFCTPNAILTLLEYAQDYAPENTRISIEKRIEEELKVMKEGPLKEKLLERMDLVKAGRRDLYF
- a CDS encoding HEAT repeat domain-containing protein translates to MYSREDLIKKIVDEKGLQAIPNLIELLDDEDYEVRELARDALSVMAPEGKEYLLQEFKRRFNLNLQDDTVLLYLAELLSDLNCHEIVENLKMMFNKFSDERAFPLILENLLKITKDESYLDILKTYIDSDEGEIEEISVMAITELPSRKTLDILLEKYYKTTNNSLKVLILDSITKILSKNFDLVPYLQERDPEISEKLQWHLKGS